The Maridesulfovibrio frigidus DSM 17176 genome has a segment encoding these proteins:
- a CDS encoding ATP-binding protein — translation MKFFKKWALAAGFTFLIVVFASIIIISSSLTFRKTLTGLAHNIMENIASYTLDKSEDYLRPAEKAAELTKFLADSNIVTSEDPSSMVSYFYQQISLYPQFTSVYYGNIKGEFFMASRSNAIVEGGYYTKLLRKDGDKITGELLWTDQNFKVIKEDVDETQSYDPRTRPWYNAAVRHKEVIWTDPYVFFTGKKPGITTASPVYNEKGKLLGVVGVDITIDELSTFLSNTKVGKSGKAFIVNRNGDVVAFPDITKLRRSVGEDNKIRLSRMSELDDETSRKAYESLPHGRLPSEQIFTTFTQNGSKYNAMFTPFKGSQWPWTIGIYMPEDDYLGDVKANRNVNIIISLFVVLLAGLAGLVVAKRIEKSREEAVAANVAKSRFLAVMSHEIRTPMNVILGTTDLLKATDLSEEQQKLVNLLGNAGEGLTDLINDILDMSKVEAGLLDLEHVPFDLRDVVDRACSVFDIAASAKGIGFSWSIDPKIPASVLGDPSRTRQVLINLIGNAVKFTSEGQVQVNVTLEEKEAENMLRLNFAVQDSGPGIPEERLESIFESFTQADSSVSRKYGGTGLGLTISKKLSLMLGGDIRVESNLSEGSIFTFMAAFEEFVSSVDFGEQGLSEGADLLRPLTILFVEDNASNRMLFKFYLEDSGHKVEIAEDGKAGFEMYKSIRPDIVFMDIEMPIMDGYESTRAIRQWEKYSSVQAVPIVALSAHALKGMEASVRAAGCSGYATKPFSKKQLNEQLEKHFRG, via the coding sequence ATGAAGTTTTTTAAAAAATGGGCTTTGGCGGCAGGTTTTACTTTTTTAATAGTTGTTTTTGCATCTATTATTATTATTTCTTCGTCGCTGACCTTTCGTAAGACCTTAACAGGGCTTGCCCATAACATTATGGAAAATATAGCTTCATATACGCTCGATAAATCTGAAGATTATTTGCGCCCTGCAGAGAAAGCCGCCGAATTAACAAAGTTCTTGGCTGATAGTAATATAGTCACAAGTGAAGATCCTTCTTCTATGGTCAGCTATTTTTATCAGCAAATATCTCTATATCCTCAGTTTACGTCCGTCTATTACGGAAACATAAAGGGTGAATTTTTTATGGCTTCACGCTCAAACGCTATAGTTGAGGGTGGATATTACACAAAATTGCTCCGCAAGGATGGCGATAAAATAACTGGGGAACTCTTGTGGACCGATCAAAATTTCAAAGTGATTAAAGAAGATGTTGATGAAACGCAAAGCTATGATCCGCGCACGCGGCCGTGGTATAACGCCGCAGTTAGGCATAAAGAAGTGATCTGGACTGATCCGTATGTGTTTTTTACTGGTAAAAAACCCGGAATAACGACAGCAAGTCCTGTTTATAATGAAAAAGGTAAGTTGCTTGGGGTAGTCGGGGTTGATATTACTATTGATGAACTTTCTACTTTTCTTTCAAATACGAAGGTCGGGAAATCTGGCAAAGCTTTTATCGTAAACCGTAATGGCGATGTGGTTGCATTTCCCGATATTACAAAGTTACGGCGCAGTGTTGGTGAAGATAATAAAATTCGGCTCAGCAGGATGAGTGAATTGGACGATGAAACCAGTCGTAAGGCTTATGAATCTCTGCCACACGGACGATTGCCATCAGAGCAGATTTTTACGACCTTTACTCAGAATGGTTCTAAATATAATGCAATGTTTACTCCCTTTAAAGGCAGTCAGTGGCCTTGGACCATTGGCATTTACATGCCTGAAGATGATTATCTGGGTGATGTTAAGGCCAACCGAAATGTAAACATTATTATATCTCTTTTTGTTGTTTTGTTAGCAGGTCTTGCTGGGCTAGTTGTAGCTAAGCGCATTGAAAAATCTCGCGAGGAAGCTGTTGCCGCAAATGTTGCAAAAAGCCGCTTTCTAGCTGTTATGAGCCATGAAATACGAACCCCTATGAATGTAATTCTTGGCACAACAGATTTGTTGAAGGCTACCGATTTGAGCGAGGAACAGCAGAAATTGGTAAACCTTCTCGGGAATGCCGGTGAAGGACTTACTGATCTGATTAATGATATTTTGGATATGTCGAAGGTTGAGGCCGGGCTTTTAGATTTGGAGCACGTTCCTTTCGATTTGCGAGATGTTGTGGACCGGGCGTGCAGTGTTTTTGATATTGCTGCTTCGGCTAAGGGGATAGGTTTTAGCTGGAGTATAGATCCTAAAATACCGGCCAGCGTGCTTGGCGATCCTAGTAGAACCAGGCAAGTGTTGATCAATCTCATCGGTAATGCTGTGAAGTTCACAAGTGAAGGGCAAGTTCAGGTTAATGTCACTCTCGAAGAGAAAGAGGCAGAGAATATGCTACGCCTTAACTTTGCCGTTCAGGATTCTGGACCCGGCATACCTGAAGAACGGTTGGAGTCCATTTTTGAGTCTTTCACTCAAGCTGACAGTTCCGTTTCACGCAAATACGGCGGAACTGGTTTAGGTCTTACTATAAGTAAAAAATTGAGCCTTATGTTGGGTGGGGATATCCGCGTTGAGAGCAATCTTTCTGAAGGAAGCATATTTACCTTCATGGCAGCTTTTGAGGAATTTGTGAGCAGTGTTGATTTTGGCGAACAAGGTTTGAGCGAAGGTGCTGATCTTTTAAGGCCCTTAACCATACTGTTTGTTGAAGACAACGCCAGTAATCGCATGCTGTTTAAGTTTTATCTTGAAGATTCCGGTCATAAAGTAGAAATTGCTGAAGATGGCAAAGCTGGTTTTGAAATGTATAAATCCATACGTCCAGATATTGTTTTCATGGATATTGAGATGCCTATTATGGATGGTTATGAGTCAACACGGGCAATTCGCCAATGGGAAAAGTACTCAAGTGTTCAGGCTGTACCTATTGTTGCTCTTTCTGCACATGCTCTCAAGGGAATGGAAGCATCTGTTCGCGCTGCAGGGTGCTCAGGATATGCAACAAAGCCTTTTTCTAAGAAGCAGTTGAATGAACAGCTGGAAAAACATTTCAGAGGTTAG
- a CDS encoding translation initiation factor Sui1, producing the protein MLKNKKYAGIVYSTDHGTICPACNSPKEKCSCGKKSIPNNDGVVRIERQTKGRKGKGVSIITGLPLDGDSLKKLGKTLKQKCGTGGTIKDSIIEIQGDHRDTLKLELEKLGYKAKLAGG; encoded by the coding sequence ATGCTTAAAAATAAAAAATATGCGGGAATAGTTTATTCAACTGATCATGGAACCATATGCCCAGCATGCAATTCCCCGAAAGAAAAATGCTCTTGCGGGAAAAAATCCATACCAAACAATGATGGGGTTGTTCGAATTGAACGCCAGACAAAGGGCCGAAAAGGAAAAGGGGTCTCGATCATAACGGGATTACCCCTTGATGGAGACTCGCTCAAAAAACTAGGAAAGACCCTTAAGCAAAAATGCGGCACAGGTGGCACTATCAAGGATAGCATCATTGAAATTCAGGGCGACCATCGCGATACACTCAAACTGGAACTTGAAAAGCTCGGCTACAAAGCAAAGCTTGCAGGGGGCTAA
- a CDS encoding two-component system sensor histidine kinase NtrB: MMAKFKLTRIAAKIAVIYATFGFLWILLSDKLLLFVIQDPETVNRLQTYKGWFYVVVTAILVYVLIDRQLRSQQNSNRRYQRLLRNITDCIYLADSQGNIIDANNATCKKLGYTKNEVLTKSLTDIDSKINLDEWVEFVKTAKTDQNFTLEAYHIRKDGSLFSVEVTACVFDENEHRYCLGVARDTSIRKKAQELLVQSEKMNSLGELAAGMAHEINNPLSAIMGASQNIYNRVFTDSAKNIQAAEECSISIEDVRSYLEKREIKRMLNSISEAGVRASIIVRSMLNFSRKEDKQLCICAVSDLLEETIELVSSDYNLSNEYDFKKIKITRLYEKDMPHICCIGNEIQQVFLNVLKNATEAMTDKAYAAGENPELKLQISSTSSTILIEIEDNGPGMTEEVRSKIFEPFYTLKDVGRGTGLGLSISYFIITDLHHGQMSVSSIPSVGTKFSIELPTVEGGECT; encoded by the coding sequence ATGATGGCAAAGTTTAAACTGACTCGGATAGCTGCAAAAATAGCCGTCATCTATGCAACTTTCGGTTTTTTGTGGATTTTACTTTCAGACAAGCTTTTACTCTTTGTTATTCAAGACCCGGAAACAGTAAACCGCCTTCAAACATACAAAGGATGGTTTTATGTGGTAGTCACCGCAATCTTGGTTTACGTCCTAATCGATAGACAACTCCGGTCCCAACAAAACAGTAACAGAAGATACCAACGGCTTCTTCGCAACATTACCGACTGCATCTACCTCGCGGATTCGCAGGGAAATATAATTGATGCCAACAACGCCACATGTAAAAAACTGGGCTATACCAAAAATGAAGTGCTAACCAAATCTCTCACCGATATCGATTCAAAAATAAACCTCGATGAATGGGTGGAATTCGTTAAAACAGCTAAAACAGATCAAAACTTTACCCTAGAAGCCTACCACATTCGTAAAGATGGTTCTCTTTTCTCTGTCGAGGTGACAGCATGTGTTTTTGATGAGAATGAACACCGATATTGTTTAGGGGTTGCGCGTGACACATCGATCCGGAAAAAAGCGCAGGAGCTTCTTGTTCAAAGCGAAAAAATGAACTCTCTGGGAGAACTAGCAGCCGGAATGGCTCATGAAATAAACAACCCGCTCTCCGCAATAATGGGCGCATCACAGAATATTTATAATCGTGTTTTCACAGACTCGGCAAAAAACATTCAAGCAGCCGAAGAGTGTTCAATTTCAATAGAGGATGTTCGCAGCTATCTAGAGAAAAGAGAGATTAAGAGAATGTTAAATTCAATCTCCGAGGCAGGTGTGCGGGCTTCTATAATTGTGCGCAGTATGCTTAACTTCAGTCGTAAAGAAGATAAGCAGCTATGCATTTGCGCTGTAAGTGATCTTCTTGAAGAAACAATTGAACTTGTTTCAAGCGACTATAATTTAAGCAATGAGTATGACTTTAAGAAAATTAAGATCACTCGATTATATGAAAAAGACATGCCGCACATCTGTTGTATCGGCAATGAAATCCAACAGGTTTTTCTCAATGTACTAAAAAATGCGACAGAAGCCATGACGGACAAAGCCTATGCTGCGGGAGAAAACCCTGAGCTTAAATTACAAATCAGTTCCACAAGTTCCACAATCCTGATTGAAATCGAAGACAACGGGCCGGGCATGACTGAAGAAGTTCGCAGCAAAATATTTGAACCTTTTTACACTTTAAAAGATGTAGGAAGAGGAACAGGGCTGGGCTTATCCATATCCTACTTTATCATTACAGACCTGCACCACGGACAAATGAGCGTATCCAGCATCCCTAGTGTGGGAACCAAGTTCAGCATAGAGTTACCAACCGTCGAGGGAGGAGAATGTACCTAA